The sequence AATCCttctataaaattttttaaaaaaaatagctaaaaacTCATTAAAGAGAAGGTTgattttgaataataaataaattaattaattccttttttttttcaatcggTTTGACCTATTTTAACTTGACAGGaagtttaagaaagtaagaaaatttttgaatcgtatatatgatcttaaattaaacatatgttaaatgtactaaaatattttttaaccttATAATATTAAATACGACATGtaacaagttaaaatttaaaaattacaataaaaagaaaaaaatattttttaaaacagatttaaaaataatagaTCAAACAAGAATTCACTTTGGATCATAAAAAAAAGGCCATAATTCATAAGTATCTTTTTGAGAGAAGGGAGTATTGTATAACTTTCCGTGTTTTCGGCGGTTTCATTATTTATTCACTCACGGACAAAAAGAATATAGCAAGCTTACAGCTATAATTGTCgctaattaattatttatgtgCGGACCATGTGTTTATTCCGTTAATAATGATAGCCAtcatttagttttttaaaaaaattaatcaacttATGCACGCTAGCTGATCCCATCTATTTTCTATGTATACAGAGAGAGAGACAACcacaataaaatacatatatcaacGTTCAAGTTTGAGCAAAACTCATCGATCTGGCACAAAATGGGAAACGTCATCAGCGGGCGCGGAACTAAACAGAAACAGAGGCGTTGGCCGAAGAGGATCATACTGGTGCGCCATGGTGAGAGTGAAGGTAATCTAGACAAAAGTGTTTATAGAGACGTACCTGATCATAGAGTCCAACTCACAGAGAGAGGCAAAGAACAAGCGAAGAAAGCTGGTGAGCTTATCCGCAGCGTGGTTGGACAGTACTGCAAGATCTATTTCTATGTATCTCCCTTCTTGCGCACTCGTGAGACACTGAAAGAGATAGGTGCGGCGTTTTCTAGCACCGAAATCACCGGGGTAAGAGAAGAATGTAGGTTGAGAGAAATGGACTACTCCAAATTTCAGAATACAGAGAAGATGCCGGAGTataagaaggaaagagagagatatGGGAAATTCTTCTACCGGTTCCCCAGTGGAGACTCCGCCGCCGATGTGTACGATCGGATTTCCGGTAACTTTATTTCAGTTACTTTTTGGAATATATTTTGTGGAATTTAAGTTTTGTGGGTTAGTgccatccaatttttttttttagtaataacaAGTCAAGTTTATCAGCAGAATATTATTCTATGTACATctaagtagattttattttttaaataaaaaacgaAAGTGGTGTTTCAATTGATCATACTTTTGAGTTGCGGAAAACACATTGTACCCAGATGGGAGATGAGTTGGAGCAGGAGTAGGAGTACTGAATATTAAAATTTCGACACATAAAATGATATAACTACCTTGTGAAATACAGGTTTTGTGGAATCGCTATGGAGAGATATAGAGATGAACAAAATACCTGAGAGTAGTGATAACGACAACCTAAATATTGTTATAGTTAGTCACGGACTTACCATTCGAATTTTGCTCATGAGATTGTTCAGCTGGACAACAGAACAAGTGGAAAGCTTAACAAGTCCAGAAAATGGGGAGGTTCGAATCATGGAATTAACAGGAGATGATGAGGAGTACAGTCTTGCATTACATCATGATGATCAAACACTTGAGAAATGGGGACTATCCCCTCAAATGATTGTTGATCAAAAGAAGAGGGCGTACGGTCCCAAGGTTGTTGACCATCTCACTAGTTACTTTGATCTCTTGCCACATATCAATCTCGACTTTGGAAAAAAATAACTCAATGTTTTTATTTGCTTTTGATTGGATACTGTGATTTCTTTGTTTCTGTGGCGTAGTAAAATTGAAATTTCTTATgctgtcatttttgattgtttatgAGATCACGTTTATATTTACGTCTATTATGTTATTACTAATTTACattcccattttacttgtctcaaattttctaatataattttttattttacttgtcattttttattacaattttttttcttttttacccttattattaattattttttctttaaattaaaatgtaaacattatttaaaaaGGGTACTATGATTaagtagtcatgttattaattatttttcttaatcaaagtATAATATCAAATTGGGatgagtaaaatgggacggagggagtagaaTAGAGTCAATTAATACACGATTTTATAAAATAACgcttaatattattaaaataaaatctgCATTTCATAATTATATGTACGCGAAagagtaaattataaattttgtgcATGATAACTGTGTATCAACACTTGAATTAAgttttgattaaaattaaaatcaaattgattgagtcagtttttaaattattaaatcaaatgaaatcatacataaatctatTAAGAAATGCACAAATAGAAACTATATATGAATTTATTGATATTGAATAgacaaagaaaaaattatgaatatattGATCTTGAataatgttgcaatagatgatcaagctaaaatgtaaaatttctatAGGAACATTAAAGAGAAATCTAACCAACCAACTTCACTATTTAAGTAGTATTGTGTAGTGCAAATTATATTTCCACGACCTcattatttgaaattaaaatccAGTTAGGTATTATTCGTCACTAAACATATGGCTTCAGTAAGCAATTTTCAACCTTCATACGTCTCTGTCTCATTTAGCTATActgtattatatatacatacatatacatacatacacgcGCGATCATATTGGAGACCATGCTAGTACGGgcctaatatattattatttttattcaatttatgtggtatagataaaatttgaaaagtcaataatttttttatatattttaaaatattttacgtTATTAGTTACcgaatttgtattatttttacataattttcggATACTATATGtcatttttttgtttcaatttatgtgacactaatgaaatatttgaaaaagttaatcaaatttgttatataattttacatatttaaagtCGTTAATTATCttatgatttatatgattttctacataattttcaagtaatatccatctatctcaatttatatgatatcTATAGAATTTGAAAAGTCAAGCAATTTTTTATAAatcattcaaatagtttagaCTGATAATTGttatgatttatattattttcatgtaattttcaaataatgtatCCCAATTAAAGTTGCATTATTGTAAAGTATATTACTTTTCacgaaatttttaaataatatatctcAATTTATGTTGTACTAGTAAATTTTGAgtcaatcaaaattttttatatgtctccaaataatttaagttattaattatcataatttataatattttttacacgattttcaaatatacaacaaattaaaactaaaaataaaaataattaatttagataatcagttatatttttaatatgtttctaaaattttaaagttgttagctattgtaatttataatattttttcgacattgtaatttactattttaggCTGTTAGATATTGTAGTTTGTAATACCCtctttgttcaaacttttgtggcattgatagtcaatttatattttaaaaataatttatgtttttaattattgagatttataatactttttcttctattccaatttaagcgacacagatataatttcaagagtcaaccaaatatcacgattgaagtagtgaaatagacatgttttaaatgactcataataactaattagaagtgatagaaaatttgctataaaaaaattatgaaaaagaaattaagtgggcctcatataagatgttaaattattttaaaatagcaagagttagtttatcattttatgtctattttagctttttattaaatattattaattttttaatatttaactgacttataataattaattaggggtgatatagtaaaactacAATTAAACAGTTGAAGcaaacatgttataaatgtctattttattttttaattgaatattattaattttttaatatgtaaatgacatataataattaattagagatgatatagtaaaatcacgaagttAAAAGTAAACATGACAACCGGGAGCTATCTGCTTCCAGTTGTCTACTTCTCATGCTTATATATggtaatgataaatatattatagtAGATATATAATAAAAGACAAAAGTAGACTTCTCACGTAAAGAAAGGACGACAATTTTGGCTTAATAAAACTGTTTTTAAGCTAGATAAGATACATTTTAATTATATAGAAGAATGAGTTAGAAGACGATAAAGGTAAAATTATCATCTCATAAATATTTAGAATATTTGTTTCTGTTATATAGTCTTAAAAGTTAGTTATTAAtttcaaaatgacaaaatagtCAAACATTTATCAAGTGTTCCCTAATGATGTACTAACatttaaggtggatttcacaTTTTTTCaagtataatttttcaaaaaaatatattttgtacattaATAGTTAATCTGTTTTATTGagacattattttaattttaatttttttttaggatgtgaaatttttacttttatttgataaaaatagaaatatctagaaaaaaaataaaattatgttatcGTATACTTATAAAACtttcataaaagaatataaatttaaTTCCTAATAAAAACGTATAAAATGTTTGTATGATTTGAGATCAAATTTGTGCACAAATCAGATCAACTTGATTTTTTGAATCAATAGTTAATGAccccaaaaattaaaataaaccttTGTTTATAAATGTCAATCATATCCCAAAGTTGTATAATATCTCACGTGAACCCCATAGGTTACTTCacaattttctataaatattttttgttggttcTAATACATAATACTCATTTATATTACCTTTTATAAGTGGtaaaatttcacttttattttattaaataaaatatctacaaGCAAGTAGAATTAAATTTTTTCATTGCAAAATTAGTCATAGTAAATTATTTAATacagtaataaaaaaattaaataatatatttattactttcttcattttaaaaagaataatctattttaatttgacacagaataaaaaaataaaggaaattttttgtattttatgatcataaattaaagttatgtcaaatgtattaAAATGTCCTTTATCTTGTGGCTCTAAACATAAcacgtgaaaaattgaaattaaagtattaccaaaaaaagaaattttctaTTCTCTTTTAagcaaattaaaataaatcacaGATCTCTAGTTTTGAAATTGAGAGAATAACAAACATCTACAAGGCATTCATATATCCATAGTTCAcatcattcaaaaataaatttaagtttcTATATAGAATCCTTTATTGTTTTGTATGATTCTATATAAAAtgttaacaaatatatatttataatttttatctactctcttgtataattttaaaataaagtagaaaaagaaaaatattataattagttGTTTAATCTAAGAAAATGTGTTTGAACTGATATTAAAATAAGCATTAGagtatatgatattttaatgtttatTATGAAACCTTAAATAAGTTGTAAACTATTattagattttataaaaataaaatttatattttattatgtagTGTGATTTCTACTTACATTTTCTATTgtgtttattcaaaaatattaatgatcattttttatgaaaattaattaagtagctataaatatacataaaattgtAATATTGGGCCCGTAAATAGACCTTCATTATCTAGTCATATATACATGTCCAACAAAGGATAAACAACCGTGTGGCTAGAAGTGCACCAATAGCCTTTTCAAGGTGTTGTTTGAGGAGTCgagttaaaaggatcaattttttgagcaaaaatatcaaagaagataattgattttttttcttttaaataaggCAAAACACTTTTAATTGAGCGATTTGTCCATTAAACGTTAACGACTATGTTAGATGGCAAATTACAAATCACTGGCCTCCTAGTGACTTATACGTTGTTGGTGGCGTTGCGAGTGGCCcagtgacttttttttttcacaattttctttatatAAACAATAAACAGTTTCTTCTCATCTTGTGTTTGAGTTCTTCAACTTTTTAAAATTCCTTGtttagaaatcaatttctcaACATATGTGAAGAAATATGATCAATTAATATGAGACAGATGGAATAtatgttttaagaaaaataatttggaaGAGAATAATAAAATCTACAATAGGGATTAATTTCATTCATGGACAACATTATAATGAAAAAAGATCAACTTAATAAATTGTATTAAATTTTTGATCCCCCTATTCTTAATGCTTTGCCACTTATATTATATGCCTCATGAATCTAGCTTCTTTGgccataaattttgaaataaacttgaaatcttaaaatttaagtaTTTATAGTTGTGAttgttaaaattaaaattgtatgaacatatattttatttgaaaaaaattaaaattttactgaTGAAATTTTAAGATTGGGCTAAATCGATTGAGAGTAACTTGAAAAgatttgaaaattgaattttcaGAACACGATCAAATTTCATTacgaataaaatatttgattataaatttttcaaaatttaatttaaatttatgatcAAACATCGACATAAACTTTTCCAACGCttaatttaacaaaaaaacaaCGTAAAAAAATTTGGAAAAGGGGGAAAAAGAAAATaccctttaccaaaaaaaaaaaagaaaagaaaagaaaaagaaaccgCAAAATGTAACTGGCGAAACCCCAAATAGAGGAAGCACTACTAGCTAGGGTTTATAGTTATGCTGCTAACTTCCTATATTTAACCTCTCCCACTTCCATCCCCTCTTTCCCATtaccaaatataaataaatcCTTAAACCGTTCTtctattcatttattattatcgGCGCATTACAATATGGCAGAGGAGGAAAGTGTGTCAATGGAAAATGAAGAGCAGAATGGGAATTCATTTGATCTGAATGACTATACAATCATCAAAGAAGGAGATGCTGAGATTCTTATGCATGCTAAAAATGAAGTCTTTTACAACAAAACACAGGTCTTTTATCTGTTAAAGTTGTTAGCTTTGTATTCCTTCTTGCTATTATACAATTAGGGGTAGTTTGGTAGGCGGGATTGGGATAAGCAGGGATATCCCACCATCATATTAATTTTATCTCGGGAATATTAGTGTAGGAGGTAACTGGAGCAGGTACTTATGGTTGaggataagagagagagagagacgaaAGAGTGATTCATTAGACATATTTCCAAATACAAATTACTAGCATTTAGAGTATAATGACTTTGCGAATTTGTGGACCTAATTTCAGTGTCCTTCTAATGTAGCTTTGCCGGTACAATTGCTGATGCGTAGAACGTGTACATAATTGCCTTAGAATTTTTTCCATAGAAGTTAGTAGTCTATTTTGTCTGCCGATTGTCTGACCTGCTATTGTTGTCTTGTGCTTATGTTGCATTCACCAAGATAGTCTTGCTACATCTTGAATATTGGGTGAGTTTAGCTAGATAATTGAAATGAACAGGGACATCATCACATGAGTGTGGGATCTCTGCTAGATACTTTGGGACAAACTTAGTTACAACATGCACGCTTGGAAGAGGGAGTGCTCTCTTATTGAGAACCAGCCATTTGTACATCAGGGTTTTTTTAGTTGAAGTTTACTATCGATCTATGGCATTGCCTTATCAGGGAATTCAATTAACCATTTGTACATCCATTGGTTTTCAGTAAGTTAGATGATTTCTAGAATGTAGGTGCTTCTTGAGTCATTGCTCTTGTAATGTGTGAAGAGAGAGACTGAACAacaatgccaaaagtgagaagtgtaGAAAATCACTAAGGTCAAGTTCTCCTAGGAATTTAAACAGAAAGAACAATTAAAGTGCAATCTTTGTTTAAAATCTGTAGATGTAGGGAaacatttttaaaaagttatatttaactatattttttataaaactaaTCATATAAATCTATTCATACATACAAAAATTATATGGAGCATGAAGTTGAAATAAAATACTgttcctgtttttttttttttaccggGACTAACAAATTAAAGAGCCCAAGACCAGAAGTGATATTAGATACCAATCGCTTTCCGGGAAAATCTCAGTATTGTATTCCTCTAGAATGGAGCTCCGTTGGTACTTGACTGCTTGTCACATAAGTGCAGACACAATTGCCTAGGtgattgcaaaaaaaaaaaatcgtttTCATTATGGCTTTACAAACAAAAATTACATAGTACTTTTATATGCCAGAAAAGCCAAGAGTTCAACATGACAAGTTATACTATAGTTACTTGAATGGCTTTTGGATAACATCCTTTGTTCAAAATGTCATTCCTCATCAAAATACATCCTTCTTCGGCTGTGTGTGGCTTCAACTTTTTATGCAGCACGTTAAATAATTAATTGCCAACATATTTTAGTTAATGATATACTCGTTGTCACTACAAACCTCAAAATAATATTACGACAAAGGATGAATAAAAACAGAGAGTTTGATTCAAAAACTTTATAATTCATCCCTTCGTGAGGAATTACCAGACCCGTTGATCCTTTTCTCCACTCTATGTTGCATTTGACAAATATAATTGCATAAAgccaacctttttttttcttattacttTCTTCGGTTAATTTCTTGTCGTGGAACctacttggtatgttgttgttttcttctgGGTGAAAAGGAGGTACTAAGTGTGCAACATAGGTACGTCCAATATTAGTAAATTATTGGTGTATTACAAAGGATGTTTGCAAATATCATGCTTTTAACATGTCTACATCTCCATGTAACATGGGCTCAGAATGTAATTAGTACCATCTTTCTAGTATAAAAGGGGCTGTGGAAGTTTCACTTCGTTTTGACTTTGTGACAGTTATCCTGCTCATGCAGGAATTTTCACCCAGTAAATATTTTGGATAGGGTAGTTTAGCCCTTTCAAGATGATTATTGGCAACTTGTATATACATATCTAGTCCTCGATGGCCTTGGCATGCCACACTAAACAATTTTTGCTTGTCAAGCACCTTGTGGTTTTACTGAGCAGTCAAGTTACATCCCTTTATTCTCTACTCTATGTGGTAACACTTAAGGACTGTGGTAGCCACTTTATTTTAGCTCATCCAAAACTATCTGCACCAGGTGAATAACAGAGATATGTCTATAGCTGTTTTGAGGACCTTTATATCACAACGAAAGCAGGAGCATGACGCAAAGTTGGCTAGACGAACCAAGGCTGGAAATAAGGCACCAGATGCTAATGCGGAAAACCCAGGTGATTCAGTGCAGCATAATGGTGAATTCATAGATGGATCTGAAGTCTTGAAAGACCCATCGCATGGTGAATCATGTAGCATTCCAGAGGAACTGACTAAAAATCTACGGGGAAAAGGTCGAGAAGAACTAAAGCCTCCACGAGTTCTCGAGGTTTActgcaatttttttttgattattatagTTTATCAGAAATGAGGTATTTGCTGTGGTTGACCAACAGTTTTCTTTCAATGCGACTTAACAGGCTCTCTCAGCTTCTGGATTGAGGGCTTTAAGGTATGCTCGTGAAGTAGAAGGAATTAGCCAGGTCGTGGCCCTTGACTATGATAAAGGTAATTCTATCTCAGTTAGGTGCTGCTGCATAAAACGTATAGATGTTACAATATTAATCCTCACTGCCAAccatttttaaagaaaaagaaatgcatctcttgggTCAAAATATCAGTCTCAAAAAAAAGTAAGACTGTCTGATGGAATGGACTTGAAACATCTAACTAAGAGTGTGTTTTATATCAATCATTCAGGTACCAACTTAACTGTTTAGGTATTAAAACTGTAAATTAATGCGAGGATATAGTGGATGCCTTATGGTGTTGATAATTAAGAGATAAAACCTGTGACATAATCGGAGAATGTTATCTAGCTTTAACCAGTAGATTTACTTGTCCTGTttcaaaatatttgtataataaCTTGATACATACAGTATATTACTTCTAAGCTCCGATCCAGTATTGACTAGGTATTTCTTCTCTTTGCAGCCTCTGTGGAAGCTTGCAGgagaaacataaaatttaatggaTCAGTGGCGTGCTCTAAGGTGGAGTCACACCTTGCTGATGCAAGGGCTTATATGCTTACCCACCCAAATGAATTTGATGTGGTATGAATGCACAATAAATTGTCGCATTTATATTCTTCTGCACAGTTGTCTAGCAATCACCTGTAATTAGTGAATGCCGTTCTTTGGTGCTGAATTAATAAGGCTACCATGTGCTGGGTATTTATTTTACACGTTTAATTCCTTGTCCTGGTTAATTGTTTGTAAAACAATTTTGTGAATATCTCTTTCAAGTTGAGTTATCATTCATGCATTTTTTGTTTGTGTTCTTTCAGGTTGATCTTGATCCTTATGGAGCACCTTCTGTCTTCTTGGACTCAGCAGTTCAAGCTGTTGCCGATGGAGGGATTTTGATGTGTACTGCCACTGATATGGCAGTGTTATGTGGAGGAAATGGTGAAGTTTGCTATTCCAAGTAACCAAACATTCCCTTTCCTTCTgactttacataattttattagtCATTGTATCCTGCTTACGTGATCTCATCTGCAACTAGATATGGCTCCTATCCTTTGAGAGGAAAATATTGCCATGAAATGGCTTTGCGGATCCTTCTTGCGTGTATTGAGGTACTTCATTTGTGAACTTTTTGTTTCTAGTTCTTTTAAGCAATGGTTTCTGGCTATATTCATGCAATTTCTTCCTTTTCATGCTTTTTTGCATTATTCTAAAATTCCAGCTGCCTTTAGCATATTGAATTTTTACCAAACAGACTAGAAAATCAACTTATTAATTTTATACAGAAATTAGAAGTATCATTAACTTATTTTTGTTAGTCCTATATCCTTAATATCTGgtgcttctttattttttatttttaggtcttAACCCTTTcatttgttttgttattttatttcagaGCCATGCAAATCGATATAAAAGATATATAGTTCCGGTATTATCTGTTCAGATGGATTTCTATGTTCGGGTTTTTGTTCGTATATACACGTAAGTGTTTTCTTTCCTTCAATTTAGCTAATTTTAATAAGTTATCTATTTTCTCTCTGTAGATATGAGCTTATAATACTTTatcaaaaaaacaaataaatatgagCTTTATAATAACTGTTTGCAGTTCGGCAAGTGATATGAAAAATACTCCTCTGAAGCTCTCATACGTTTATCAATGCACTGGCTGTGACTCATTTCATCTTCAGACAGTTGGGAGGACTGTTGCCAAGGTACTTCTCCATTCACAATCTTTGAATGTCTTACTCGTACAAACTGGTTTTGCTGGATTGACCAGCTTATAGTGTAATCTAGAAATCTTGGTAGATGAAAAAAGGAGTCCTAAAGATGCACATTCATATCACTTAGTAATATTCTTCATCAGAAATTGGTCTCACAAGCTTTATGAAGCTAGGATGTAGTTGGACGTATTTGGCATAATTACGCCAAAACTAGAAAAAGTTAATTCATAGACGGGGCTTTTGGACGAAGAAAAAGAACACTAAACCATAATTGATTAATTGAATTGTGGCAATGATTT comes from Capsicum annuum cultivar UCD-10X-F1 chromosome 2, UCD10Xv1.1, whole genome shotgun sequence and encodes:
- the LOC107860425 gene encoding probable tRNA (guanine(26)-N(2))-dimethyltransferase 1 isoform X1; this translates as MAEEESVSMENEEQNGNSFDLNDYTIIKEGDAEILMHAKNEVFYNKTQVNNRDMSIAVLRTFISQRKQEHDAKLARRTKAGNKAPDANAENPGDSVQHNGEFIDGSEVLKDPSHGESCSIPEELTKNLRGKGREELKPPRVLEALSASGLRALRYAREVEGISQVVALDYDKASVEACRRNIKFNGSVACSKVESHLADARAYMLTHPNEFDVVDLDPYGAPSVFLDSAVQAVADGGILMCTATDMAVLCGGNGEVCYSKYGSYPLRGKYCHEMALRILLACIESHANRYKRYIVPVLSVQMDFYVRVFVRIYTSASDMKNTPLKLSYVYQCTGCDSFHLQTVGRTVAKNNSVRYLPGFGPAVSQECSDCGKKFNMGGPIWSAPIHDQEWVAAILANVKSMKERYPAYERISAVLTTVSEELPDIPLFLSLHNLCATLKCTSPSAVIFRSAVINAGYRISGTHVNPLGLKTDAPMDVIWDIMRCWVKNHPVKAQPSDQAGSVILAKEPVLQANFSRAVASLSKAQAKKVARFLPNPERHWGPKLRAGRQITSKHVSLLGPKALNVINNHENGDDSNHENGDDSNHDYVEEPALKRKKTEEFDS
- the LOC107860425 gene encoding probable tRNA (guanine(26)-N(2))-dimethyltransferase 1 isoform X2; protein product: MAEEESVSMENEEQNGNSFDLNDYTIIKEGDAEILMHAKNEVFYNKTQVNNRDMSIAVLRTFISQRKQEHDAKLARRTKAGNKAPDANAENPGDSVQHNGEFIDGSEVLKDPSHGESCSIPEELTKNLRGKGREELKPPRVLEALSASGLRALRYAREVEGISQVVALDYDKASVEACRRNIKFNGSVACSKVESHLADARAYMLTHPNEFDVVDLDPYGAPSVFLDSAVQAVADGGILMCTATDMAVLCGGNGEVCYSKYGSYPLRGKYCHEMALRILLACIESHANRYKRYIVPVLSVQMDFYVRVFVRIYTSASDMKNTPLKLSYVYQCTGCDSFHLQTVGRTVAKNNSVRYLPGFGPAVSQECSDCGKKFNMGGPIWSAPIHDQEWVAAILANVKSMKERYPAYERISAVLTTVSEELPDIPLFLSLHNLCATLKCTSPSAVIFRSAVINAGYRISGTHVNPLGLKTDAPMDVIWDIMRCWVKNHPVKAQPSDQAGSVILAKEPVLQANFSRAVASLSKAQAKKVARFLPNPERHWGPKLRAGRQITSKHVSLLGPKALNVINNHENGDDSNHENGDDSNHDYVEEPALKQ
- the LOC107860424 gene encoding phosphoglycerate mutase-like protein AT74, which codes for MGNVISGRGTKQKQRRWPKRIILVRHGESEGNLDKSVYRDVPDHRVQLTERGKEQAKKAGELIRSVVGQYCKIYFYVSPFLRTRETLKEIGAAFSSTEITGVREECRLREMDYSKFQNTEKMPEYKKERERYGKFFYRFPSGDSAADVYDRISGFVESLWRDIEMNKIPESSDNDNLNIVIVSHGLTIRILLMRLFSWTTEQVESLTSPENGEVRIMELTGDDEEYSLALHHDDQTLEKWGLSPQMIVDQKKRAYGPKVVDHLTSYFDLLPHINLDFGKK